The Salvelinus namaycush isolate Seneca chromosome 37, SaNama_1.0, whole genome shotgun sequence sequence ACatatttctgtctttctttctcttccccaATCTCTCCCTCTTCCAGTCAAGCAGCAGTTGCGGCCTCACagcccccctccacccctccctactcccccaGTCCCACCCACTCCCCCCAACCCGCACAGCCAAATGAAGCTCCACCTCCCCTGGGGCCTAACCCCGCCCCTAACCCTATCCAAGAGGACAGGCCGGCCAATCCCAATATCCAGATGAATGCCCAGGGCGGGGCCGTGCTAAATGAGGACGAATTGAACCGTGATTGGCTGGACTGGATGTACACGGTCTCCCGCGCCGCCATCTTGCTCAGCATCGTGTATTTctactcctcctttggccgcttcGTTATGGTGATAGGCGCCATGCTGCTCGTCTTTTTGTGAGTTCTCATCTGTACACTATCCGTTTGAGATTAGAATGGATACTTTTGAAGGACCCTGTTTACTTTGTATCTGTGTGTGAGATACTCATTTTGTGATTGTGTTTTAACTAGGCACAGGGCTGGTTGGTTTCCTTTTAGGCCAGAGCTGCAGAACCCCGGAGGAGGAGGAGCGGGGTTGGCTCATCAGGACGAGGCAGAGAGACACCAGGACATCCAAGAGATGGTGGGTGCTCCTTGTCTAAGATGGAttccatctctgtctgtgtggttatGCTTTTCTGTctgatctgtctctgtgtccaaGCTGCTCCTTTCTCTCTgccacattctctctctccatctctgcttTTCAAACCGATGGTccttctcttattctctctttctcttgttctGTTTCTCTTCATCTCAGGAGCGGATGATGGATGAAGggctggaggatgaggagggcgACAGTGGAGAGGAAGGCCCAGAGGACCCGGCAGCTCCCGCTGCTCCCCGCCACCACGGCTTCCTGGCCTCCACCTGGTCCTTCATCAGCACCTTCTTCACCTCCCTCATCCCAGAGGGACCCCCCCACCCTGCCAACTAAACCAGGGAGGGAGACCCTCCCTCCTACCCAGCATCAACCTCCCATGCTGCCAACTACCAGACTGTAAATAGAGCTGGAGTGTGGGAGAAGTCTTGAATAAATCAATGAACATCGAACAAACTAACATGTTATGCCATGTTAAACAAGCTAACAATGCTTTATATTCCAGAGGTTTTTCTGATTTCATCATACAAATtggtacacacacacttttttttctttGATCATGTCTGCTTATTCAGATTTTGGTGTCATTGAAAGGCCTCGAAGGGTCGTCCATTTTAAGCAGTGATACAGCCGttgtatttattgttttgttttttgagaATAGATGAAAGGACATACACACCTAAATGTGTATGAATATTTCAATGACTCTAGCACATATGTTTCTCTCTATATATGAGCATTATCTATTTACATATGAGTATCTACATCTTAGTTTCTGACAAAATGCATTTTTGAATAAAAGCCTTGTGGTTTCATGTGTGTGAATTGTCTTCTATGATTGGTTCAATTTGAAGGACAAGTGAGATCTCTATTTGACCTACTGTATTTGGGAGTCACTAAGTGGAAGTTAGTGCTCTTTTTCATCTGGTGCAGTTGACATAGTGGAATTGAATCATCCAGTCAAAGCCCTGTAACCATAGATATCCTATAATGAGTATTCTCTGCGTGAAACAGCTTAGGTAACTCAGGAATTCTACTTCATTCTCCAAGATGGCTGCTTGATGACTTTACTGAAATCAAAATCAATCTAAgtgtattggtcgcgtacacagaatttcagatgttatcgcaggtgcacagaaatgcttgtgtttcttgctccaacagtgcagtaatacctagaaGTAAACTTCATACCCAATGGGCACAAGGATGTTAAAGTAGAGGAGCAGCAGCAGGAGGAAAGTGAGAACCTATGGCATGATGGTGGTAACTTCAATCTAGAATTCCTAATGGATTCTGAGGCTTTTTTTGAGACCACCTTCTGGGCCTCTGGAAACTGAAGAAACCTCTAGCCACCTGAACCTATGACACGGGTAGGCAACCATGTTCCTGGAgtactgcaggattttgttccaactaggcaccacacctggccaactgagctaattgatcagttcagagATAATGTGCTGGAACATTTTTTTGCCCACACTACAGATGGCTAtatcggtctgctaatacaggactagtaaaggcccagtgcactacttttgtgaataAAAGTAATTATTATTCAATTCTGCTTTTTCAGGGGTTGcagcagcacccctacttcccgtggcTTTGCTTGTAACATGTATTCTAAATTCTGAGGGTGATAGTTGattttgagaaataaatattctcaTTAAGATGACAAATTATACTGTTTCGGAGTTATTACATTTTGTGACAGGTAGGCTATTTTAAGTTTTGATTGTGTTAAAGCATTTTGCAAGAGAAATGTGTTTCTCAACTCATTTGTGACTGCTACATTTCTATAGGCAATGTTGGTAATCtctaaataaaataatttatagGATTGGATCAATTGAACGACACTTGAGAGAGGTTCTCTAATTGTCCTGCAGGTGATGCCAttgtaaacaaaataaaaaatacgcTTGTGATTTTAGAACGGTACTGTTTAGCGGTCTATGGGTGATCAGTGAACGCTAGGGCTTTGTCGGTGTCCACTGAGCCTGAGTGGTTCTCAGTAGACCTACAGGCTGGATCGGTGATTTTTTTAAAGTTAAACAAGGCATGCATGGCCTGGCAGAATCTTCCTATTTTTCATGCGGTCAATGTCAGGTGCAGGAGAAACGTGACTCGTGGCACTCGTGGCACACTTCAGTGCTCTTTTTCATCTGGTGCTGGTACAGATGGAGGGGAAAAAATACTTGTTGAGACTGAAACAACGCTATGCATTTTTAGACTACAGTAtgctgttttgactgtgttgagaCTAGCAGATAGCTCAATATGTGAAGCTAAAAGTCTTATTACTTGGCCTGCAACAGCAGCAAAATATCCATAGAGAGGGTCTTGCTGCTGACCAGGGTATCCTCCAAAGCCAGGGCCACCAGCAGGGGCACCTCCATGctgcgagacagacagacagacaatgagacagacagaaaatgagagagagagacaatgagagaacACCATAAGGTTACTATGAAACAGTTAGTGACAACATAGGTCAGGTGCCATGAAAGTGACTAAAGTTGAACATCCCAATGACTCACTCTGAACTACCTAACCAATAGTCTATAGACAACAGACAATTATGTCTCAAATCAGTGCATTGACAACTTGTTCTGCAGAGGTCAAGGGGCTGAGAATTATTTCATATAGATTATTTATTACAACCAGTAAGAGTGTCAAACTGTACTTTGGCCAGCAACACCAGGACCGTGAGTCCCAGCTATTATGTGAACCTGACCACTCCCAGGGTTGGGTGAAATGAGTCAATTAAAAAACAGTACTTCTATCGACCTATATGCTACTGAACTTTTTATACAAAGTGTTGGCCCTATACTCCATCATAGCATTTGCACTTCATGTAACCTTTTGATCAGCTCAGATTGTTACATTGTAAGAGTGTGTGCCTCTGTTGTATCGAACAAGTGAACAACACTTGTTCGATACAACAGAGGCACACACAGGTATCCCTGGAGCAATAACAGGGAATAACAGAGGCGCATCAAGAGGCGCATCAAGCATAAAAGATATGCTACGGCTTGCCAATGGTAGCGATTCATTGGCAGGCAGGCCTACAAATTGTATTAGATACAACAAATAGTATACTGTATACGCAAAACACTGTGCAATATACGCATGTTATATTATGCAGGACCGGTTTGCAGTTCTACTTCCGGACAACTAAATGGTCCTGCCCATTTACCTTCATATTTATATAGAAGAAACTTGTCTGTAAGATCTTACCCCTCCTGGGTATCCGCCTGCGGGAGCACCATATCCAGGATAACTCATTTCTATGAATGAAAATAATAACATTGTGATACCAACTGGAAATAAAGTATCCCCTTCCCTGACTTGCCCTTCTTTACATACAAGGGGAGTGTCGGGTGTCTGAATTTACAATAAGCAATGGGAGGGATGAATTAGAGTTTTAGGCTGTTGTCTTTGGAAACCTTTATTTGGAGTAAAATAGTGGATGTAGTTGAACAGAAGTCAAAGTATAAACGTTTACCAGAGTATGTTTTGTTAACATGAATTGAACACTCGAGGAAGTAAATGGTATATTCCAGgcacattccagtgttttaagTTTCATTGAGGCTCATCACCTCAATGCACTATTTCCAGATTGGCCTTGCATTAACATGTGACCAGCTGCCTGCCAATCATGTGACAGTAATACTTGTCAACAAAGATAAATGCAACGCTGACTGCATTTCTCTAAGTAATAAAGTAATACTATAGATAGTAGTAGTACTTATAGTAATAGATTTGCATATAGTGAATATGATGCCAAATTGTGAGTTGTCTCAATTGTTTCTGTGTCTTACTATTGTGATAAACAACATTATTTTCACCAGGCCAACCATTGCATTGTGTATTGTATTTTGTGTTTATtttatgtgtgagtgtgcatgttcCTAATGCTACTGCACAGCATTAACTGTCCCACAGGCTAATAATGTTGTACTGTATTTGTGTTGTATTTTAATACAGTAAGACCACCAAGagtcatcattacatcattacacAAGATCAGAAACACTCTTGTCTCAGAACCATTGGGGTGCACTTCCTTTCTGGACAGGAAATACTGAATCGTGCCTCCACTGAAAAGCTGTTCTGCGGCTGACAGGATCAGAGGGCACTGCTGCGGAGCCCATGCACAAATCTGGCTCATCTCTAGCCTATAGACCTGCTATTATCAACTAGGGAATCAAACACGCCAAGTTATTCTTCTTTGCCTTGGTATACAGTAGAAGCCCTGATTGAGATGTATGGACAGAACCCTAACTGGTTGTGGTCGAACGGGGAGCCTCTACGCCACCACAGGCACCTGGGCAGACTTGGCTCAGCAACCCTGAGGCAATGGGAGGATGAGGAAGAAGGAAAAGAGGAAGAACATGCAATTTGGACCAGGGAGCATCCAGCAATCTGTTGCTATACTACAAGTAAGAGTGAGGTGTATGAGTTAACTGTGAGAGAATATTGCAGGCTCATTGCAAAATAGTTCAGGGGACTTTCATTGCTTGTCTGTTTCAACCCTGATTTAGGTTTGTTTTTAAGTGGCATGCCTTGTCTTGGGGTAAACAGGGTTTATGCTGGTTTGTATCAATTAACATGTTTTCCCAATTCTGCTATTCTGAATTTGCTTACCTACCACTGCCTCCGTGCTTGCCAGTGTGGGCAGATGACTTGTGACTAAGAGCCTTGCCCAAACTCGGCAGGCCCATTGGCAGGCCAAAGAGACAGCAGGACCAAACACGTGATACAACGACAGACTGCAACAAAACAGCACCCAACCTTCCATCCTACCCTATGTCGTCCCTTCTCACCACACCTTACTATTATCgctcctccatctcttcccttcccctctcccagCCTTCTATCTCCTCTCCTTGCATCTCGTTATCCACGTTTAGTCTTCATCTCCCCTATTCCCATTTCTTTGTATGCTCATTAATGTGCTATCCAACATACAGACATAATGCCATTTGCTTGGTTTCTCCATTCACTTGAATACCTTTAGACATCATCAATGGTATGAACAGAAACTTTTTGTCAAATGTTCTTAGGTTCTCTCCTCTGTCCCGTGTCTTCAGATGGCCATGGCCTCACCCAAGAGTGTGTTCAAAACCACTGGGGCTGGGCTTGTACCGAGAGTCCCTTTGGCCCTGTCAACACAGACCTAGTTAGCATCCAAAGCCAGAGTGACACAGGGCTAGATGCCCCTGAAATGTGGATGGATGTCCCCCCACACCAGCCCTCCTTGGCTGGTGCTGATGGAGAAGAATCATCCCAGCATTGTTTAGGCAGTCAATGGAGGAGCCACAGGACAGAGGGCCATGGCTGTGTTTATGGACCAAGTGGACCAGGAAGATGTTGCCACAGTtgggctggttcccctctcttcaACTTTGGAAGTAAGTGTATATGTCTGTTTATGTGAAAGAGGGTCATTCTCCTCTATGGTGATCCAGCATGGCTGCTATGTAGTTTTTTTCTCTAATCAAATACTTCTGTTTCCCAGTGAGGAAGACAATAATGGTAGGAGTCGAGGTGGAAATAGTGGAGGAAGTAGCCTATGAGGACACAGAGACACTTGAAGTAATGTAAGTAGTTAAATGATTCAAGGTCATGGTTTATTTACACATTGCTGAAGCACATAAACATAAAGTAGGGCTATGCAGTAGCTAATGTTTGTATGTCTTTCTTTTTAGATCAGAAGGAGTCTATCCAAATTATTTGATGGAAACCATATTGCTGCACGATGACCAGCTTTTCCCCACCTAAACATGCATTCCTTCAAAAGTTGTTTGCAAGGGAACTTTCTGTGTTTTTAAATGTCAGCCTTGTCTTTTGaatgtattttacatttatttaaatgtagtttaaatatttaaatgtatttgaaataCCATTTAAAGGCCTTTTTTATGCCAGTGTTATGTGAGGTtcattaattattattttttacccaATAAAGTAAGAAAACCTTTGCTTGTTGTCTTGATTTGAACTTCTAATGAAGATATAGTATATGTAACTTCCAAGACCTTCTGACAGTCTACACTTGCTTTGTCCGTCCAGTGCTCCAGTACTCTGCTCAAGTATGGCAAGTCTCACAGCCCACCAACACAACCAACTTGAGAAAATCCAACGGCATGCTACCAAAATCATCATTGGCACAACCTACACCTCTGTATGCAATGACCTGGGCTTGCAGTCCGTGGAGTCCCGCCGCACCCACCAGCAGATCCTTTGTCCAGAAGCTTGCAAAACCCCAGCAACAAATAACGTTAGCTGCCTCAGACGATAGATAGGACACGTCAGTGTCAGATCTACCCATCGAATCCTTCCCCCTATTCGGACTGACAGATACTACAACAGCACTATACCTTACTTTGTGAAGCTgcttaaatgtaatattttatacTACATCTCATGTTTTATTTGATTTACTTACTTACGTAGGCCTATGTATGCTGCAATTCAGCTTTTAGCGGCAAATGTGTACAATTAAAAACTAAACCTTAAATTCATTTTGATTCTTCAATTACCAGAATGCACCTCAGTCAGGCTTACGTCATCTACATGCGCCACACAGCTAACGCTGTTAAAATGCGACAGTGGTGCTGAACAACGTTCGAAAATCTGCATACCCAATATAGGTTGGACATTAACTAGTAAAATGTAAGGAAAACCCTTTTAATGTAAACACAATTTAGATTTTACCTGACTACGACATGTGCGATTCACCAGAAAATCAAACGCTCCAGGCTCGTCTGCGAAGTTTGGAAGAGTTGACGGAGTTCACCGAGAACTGCCAGAGACAACTGAATGAGCTGTTCGAGACGCTGGGATGGAGACGGGACCTGGACAACGGCTCAGTTCAGGTAGGTCAGGAAGATAGTTAGCTATATTTATTCAACTGCTCAGATACGATGGGTGGTTCTCCTAGCCCTGAAAGCGCGGCGTTCTTTATAGGACTAGTTCACCCCATAATCAATGTTTTCATAACGTTACCTGAGCTAATATCCGAAAATCCACATTTAAAATGTGCATCATCTGTTGTGAATGTGTTGCTAGCTAGATATGAGGCCTCCAAATAAATGGGGAAAACCATCGATGATGGGAGATTCATTAAGTCTCTGTATACATGACATGCATGCTACAACAAGCAGAGATGAGATTATAACTTGTAAATGACCTTCCACAGGAGCCGATGGAGGTGTGCCCCTATGACCCGAACCACAGAGTGCCAAGCAGGAGCATGGAGAGACACAAAGCCACCTGCCAACTCAGCCAGATGGGATATTCCCATGAGGAACAGGTTAAAGAGCTATACAGtatcacatactcacacacatactcTAATGAAATATCAACTGAGCCATCAACACCTTTTGGTGTTGCTTGTCATTAGGGTAAGGATTTTTCCTGACCATAGGGCCAGACCTAGAAAAACTGGACCCTATAACTAGAGCGGACCAAAGTGGTGAGGTCAAATGATCAGGAAAAACTCTCCACCCTAATTATGCAACAACCTTATCTGTTACTATGTTCTTAAAAGCTTTTATAAAAAGTTAACTCCTTTCCTTTCCCAAGGCTGAGATGTATGACACCTCTCTGTGTTATGAGAATGCCAGCATTACCAGCTTCACAATGGGTGAGTGTCACACTATTCCACTGCAAAGTGAATCTCAACTTAATGTAATAGTCAAAATTCCTTGGACTGACCCTGGGTTGGGGAAGCCCAATGCTTGTCTCATATCTTTCTTTTGTTCTGCCTCACCTGTAGACAAACACACCCAGCAACAAGTGATTCTACAAGCAAGAGCAAGTGCACCGTCAATTAGGACAGAGGGACTGTACAGCCAAAGTAAGGTCATTACACCCTTACATTAGTGTTAGGTCACTGATAAAAACCCTATGCTTGTATTCATGGCCATCAGCATTAGTTCGACTCTGTGGTATACATGCCCCACAAAATATTTATGCTTTTATTATTTTATTCTTTAATGGTCATTTCACCAAAGAACAACcaatgtttatattttttttaccaagCTCGTAGGTCTTCAGTGCCTTGCCCATGTCTAAAAAGGTCTCCATTAATTCATTATTAACACGGCTAAATATGGTGgctgttgttttttattttatgataTAGTTTCTTTGCGTTTGTCAACAGTAcgtgttttgtgttttgttttcagtGACAGGGGTGAGTAATTACAGGAGGTTCTTCCCTCGTTCAGGCTTACTGATTCCGTGCAGTATCCTTTAATGCCATATCCTTTCAAACATGCTGCCTCTGTTGGCGGCATTACACACGTACGAACACACACATTTTCCCTGTACGTGTTGGGGAAAGGCCTTTACTCTTTTTTAACCCTTTAATACTGAAGGTGATCATCTTGATGAGTGATCATCTCAATGTGATTAATGTGTTCTTAAAAGCTTTTGAATTAGTGACTTCTCATGACTCTATCTGTACTCTGTTGtagcatgtgagtgtgtgtaaagCCCTTTTCATTGTGCTGCAGGTGAATACTCCACAGATCCTTCAGAAGTTCCTCAGAACCACAAGCGAGCTATCTGTGACCTTACTGTGGCAGACCGACTGGCTCTTTTTGATCACGTGACAAGGGAGGCCAGCCAACAGAAGGATCAAGCTGTTGCAACCGACAACGAGGACCTCTATGTTGATTTGGTGGCCAAGCTCAAAAAGGGTAGGCCTATTAAACATTAACTATTGAGACCAGTAGTATGGTTTAAACCAATTTTCCTATGAATTGCTCCTCTAAATTAATTCCAGTGAGTCTGTTGTGTTTGTTTCTGTTCTTCAGGTAACGATCAGAACGAGCACAAGTCTCACCTGGAGCTGATGGCTGAGATGAGGGACTACAAGAGACGGCGGCAGTCTTACAGAGCCAAGAACGTCCACAACACAAAGAAGTCCTACACtgaggtgtgtgggggtgtgacTGTTTCAATAGAATGTTAATGGATGTACTTTactttgaggtgtgtgtgtgtgttatatctgGCTATGTTTTTCATGAATCCTGCAGGTGATTCGGGAGGTAATTAATGTCCACTCTGTTGAACTGTCCAGTCagtggaaagaggaggagaggaaggaagaggttAGAGAGTCCAAACATACCCCTCATAGGTAATCTAACAATTGTCTTCTTACCTACATGACGGCTCATACAAAATCCAATTAGTACTGTAATACTTATCTGAGGagcatgtaaaaaataaaataaaaactgacTCCACTGAACCGTTTGTCTCAGGAGAAGGTCTGAGGACAGGCGGTCTGCCTCCACAGAGTCCCGCCAATCTCATGTCAGCTCCAGAGATGGACACGGCTCCCACCACAAATGCCACCGCAGCAAAGACCCCAGCCCAGAGCAGAGCCAGGAGCGCAGCCGAGAGAAGGAGagcaagaagaagagaaagaggtgAGCCAGAGTAGTGGATTGACTGAATATCATTGTCTCATGCATTCAAATCTGACCGTGTTTAATTGTATGAAGTCACCATCAAGGCTGGTTGCAGACATTTAGTGGTTGATGAATGCTTTGGCTGTATACATGTTTGGTGAATTGAATGTGTGGACATTCACAGGGATTCCTGCTCGCCGGATGAAAGACCTCATGAacgaaagaagaaaaagaagaaaaagaagaaaaaggaAGAGAAGTGATTTTCAAGTTTAGTACTTTGGCTTGGAAAACCAGAGATTGGGTCAAGGAGCCAACCACAGCTACGTTCCAATGTTCATAATAGCGTACCACTTACCACGCCTTCATACTAAGTGCCCAATTCATGGCTTCATACTAAATGGTATGCATGTGTCGATATTTTAGTTTGACTCACAGACAAATCTTTCTTTGATGTAATCTAATGATGATATTTTAAAGCAACAGTGCAGCTCTAAACATTTGTCTTAAACTGAGAGGTTATTAAATGCCTGTTGTATTAGATTACAGAATGTAAATAAACTGTTAGAACACGATTCTCAGAATTCTGTTGTACATTCACAATTACCCCTGTGTTTGATTCACTTCCAAAAAAAGTTTGATGTTTAAAGTTAAAACTACATTATGTTTGAACTttgaatagagaataaaagcttcATATGTGTACTTTAATGATCATGGTCATAATCTGTGTGTAAAAGCTTTTGTGTGTATGATGGCCCTTATTTAGAAGTATTCAGAGAACTAGAAAAATGACTTCTGTTGTAAAGTCACAATTACTTGAGAATTCATGGTTTACTTCCTTTTTTTAACAAGAACTCTGCATAAACAATTGTCAATGTCTTTCCATATTGCGACTAGAAATAGTCAGAAACATCTACACATTTCCATTAGATAAATATATTCATGTAGTAATTTAGGTGTAAATGGCCCTGCCCAGGCCAATCCTATTGGTTGAGGCCCCTCAGAGCAGTTTGTGCATTTCTCAGTGTCTACTGTATGGAATGTTGGACAGGAGTGTCATAGCTGGCACACTTTTACCAGCAGGTCAAAAGGACACAGAAGGTCAATCCTGGAGTCAATGTGCATCTGCAGTCTTTTAATGATGGGATAAAAATACTTATCAATATCGGTCACAACACTATTCAATTGGTACTGAGTTTGATCACCTGTTAAACCGTTACTTTAAATTGATATTCAATTCATTATCAGAATGTCAATTTATTTTTTTGACTGAATGACTAGAATTGACCTTAACCTTTACTGTACTACTTGAACATAGCTCCAAATGTCAACGTGTGAATGTTTTTAGTCATTGGGGTATTTGCGACCTGCAGAACTGTGTCAGTCTACTAAAATGCTCACAACAAAATGTACCCTGCACTAGTCTCCTCATCTCTATTTtaaaccctccctctctctgtatttattATATTCTCCttactctctcatccctctcttctctcctgtcttggtctctgtccctgtgtgtatttggggttagggttagactcaGGTATTTCTCACCCTGTCAAGGAGAAGAGGCTGCCTGAGAACCTTATGGAACcctgagaaagggagagagcgagaggaaggggAACCAGTGCCGTGAGTGGGGAGTGAGAATGCTGTAAAGAGCACAGTTCAGGGAGGAAATAAACTGGGCTTTTctgtctttattttttttttaaactgtggACTAACCAATACGTTGAGTGAGGGTCTGGTCTCAGTGGATTATACAGAACCAAACAGACATAACCAGCACCATGGGAGCCCCCAGGGTGAAGGTAAGCAAGCAGAGCAGGCATCATGGTCTAAGAAGGTTTCTGAGATGTTGCTACGCCAGGTTCTGGATGTGAACGCTGTGTTTGGTCCAATTGTGTAGTGTGGTTCTTGGGCCTAGGTTCTCTGGTCCACAGGTGGTGTACTTAGTGATGCTGGATTGAGAAACTTAATCTAACTGTTGGTTGTGTAATGATATGGTAATGAGGGTTTATTTTTGGTACTGTGTGAGAGTGTATTTGACATGGACTGATTTAGCTGGTGTGTTGTGAGCATAAAGAAACCTAAATATACATAGGCATTTAAATTAAATACTATGTGACCTATTTTCAGGATGATTAGCCTAGTGGGTCACATGCAGTCCCTAACAGTGTTTGTGTTCCCTCTGAATTAAGGGTAGTTAGGAGGTAATTACTTTAGTTTGTACGTTTCTCAGAAATGTGCCGATTTGACTTTATTTACCCTACAGAGCACTCCACTGCACACAACAGCAAGTCAACCGACAAAGCTTAAAACTTTACAACTTTGAGAGGTGATTTTGTTGTTTGACAGTTTGGGTAAATGTATGTTTATTTGTTAACGGTAGATAAATATAAATTAACAATATCAAATTTGCATCATTCAAGAAGTTCAGGATCTCAGTTTACACTCTGGATACAGATGGAAGCAGTTGCTTTTCTTTTTTGCAGCAATTCTTTGTGGACAGTGTATTACTATTCAATGAATAGTGATTATATTGGAGAATTAGCCTAAGTAAGGAAGCTTTTTCATGACTACTAACTGTTCAAATGGAAGGATTAAGGTTAGTGGAAGTGAGCAGTCTGTATCCCACACTGCACCTCAGTGTCCCAGGGGACCTGGAGGTCGGTGGTGATCACCGATTTACACCACCAGGCAGACGTATGGCGTCAACTCTACATTGCAAAGCATTCTGGGTACTTGCCCAGGTAATGAATGGAATACTCCAAATCAATTGGTTTATTTCAACAGACTAAATTATCTGTGTTATCATTGAGTACCATTTGTCATGTATACACTGACATGTATTTATTGCTTAGGTGCTCTTATTCATTGTCTTTTAATAATTTATTTAAGTCCATTATAGACTACTGCACAAGTGTTTTATTGATGTCCTCTTTGGAGTTTTGAATAAAAAACTGGAAATGGCATGGATGGAAAGTGGTGGACTCATGGTGGACAGACAGCTGCTTGACATCACAGCAAACAGAGAAAATGCCTTTTACCATCTCAGATGAGTGGGATGAAGAGAGCCTTTAGAGTACAGAGAAAGTGCCCTGGAATGTGAGAAGGGCCTGAGAACTGCTGTGGCTCACCCTGTGGTTTTACCCTAACAA is a genomic window containing:
- the snrnp48 gene encoding U11/U12 small nuclear ribonucleoprotein 48 kDa protein; the protein is MCDSPENQTLQARLRSLEELTEFTENCQRQLNELFETLGWRRDLDNGSVQEPMEVCPYDPNHRVPSRSMERHKATCQLSQMGYSHEEQAEMYDTSLCYENASITSFTMDKHTQQQVILQARASAPSIRTEGLYSQSEYSTDPSEVPQNHKRAICDLTVADRLALFDHVTREASQQKDQAVATDNEDLYVDLVAKLKKGNDQNEHKSHLELMAEMRDYKRRRQSYRAKNVHNTKKSYTEVIREVINVHSVELSSQWKEEERKEEVRESKHTPHRRRSEDRRSASTESRQSHVSSRDGHGSHHKCHRSKDPSPEQSQERSREKESKKKRKRDSCSPDERPHERKKKKKKKKKKEEK
- the LOC120031302 gene encoding homocysteine-responsive endoplasmic reticulum-resident ubiquitin-like domain member 2 protein isoform X3, translating into MMHLVCASRTPPASPTPHCSAPSSLISEPGSSSGSSDSAGSTSQATAPNQDSQSAASSVPGSYDGLRHRGGFPQFNPQNPSSTGIMQWPDGTQVPVQGGMAAGVPPHPMYMPMQVLWWQQMYARHYYMQYQAAVAASQPPSTPPYSPSPTHSPQPAQPNEAPPPLGPNPAPNPIQEDRPANPNIQMNAQGGAVLNEDELNRDWLDWMYTVSRAAILLSIVYFYSSFGRFVMVIGAMLLVFLHRAGWFPFRPELQNPGGGGAGLAHQDEAERHQDIQEMERMMDEGLEDEEGDSGEEGPEDPAAPAAPRHHGFLASTWSFISTFFTSLIPEGPPHPAN
- the LOC120031302 gene encoding homocysteine-responsive endoplasmic reticulum-resident ubiquitin-like domain member 2 protein isoform X2 produces the protein MDPGAVDSPVTLVIKAPNQKYDDQTINCFLNWTVEKLKSHISNVYPSKPSSKDQRLVYSGHLLQDHLQLRDVLRKSSDSAGSTSQATAPNQDSQSAASSVPGSYDGLRHRGGFPQFNPQNPSSTGIMQWPDGTQVPVQGGMAAGVPPHPMYMPMQVLWWQQMYARHYYMQYQAAVAASQPPSTPPYSPSPTHSPQPAQPNEAPPPLGPNPAPNPIQEDRPANPNIQMNAQGGAVLNEDELNRDWLDWMYTVSRAAILLSIVYFYSSFGRFVMVIGAMLLVFLHRAGWFPFRPELQNPGGGGAGLAHQDEAERHQDIQEMERMMDEGLEDEEGDSGEEGPEDPAAPAAPRHHGFLASTWSFISTFFTSLIPEGPPHPAN